The DNA region AGCCGGAAAAGCCCCGGACTTGCCGGTCTCACGCAATGTTAACCGCGTGTCTTAACCGGATGGTTTCCACGCCGGTTGTGGGACAAGCCCTGATGGTGGGAAGAAAGAAAATGTTGCGGTTAAAGTAAATGACTTGAAAACAACACTTGGCCACAAACGCGCCGCAAGGCCGCCTTGCCTCTGACAATCCTGTGAAGCGGCCGGCATCGCACTTCCCTCGTCATGGCCGGGCTTGACCCGGCCATCCACGTCTTTCTTCGCGGAAACGAAGACGTGGATGCCCGGGCCGAGCCCGGGCATGACGGCGATTTATCGCGTACCGCGATTGCTCTGTGACGTGACGGACGCGCTACGCCCCGGCACCCTTCTTGTTCTGCCTGTTGTGCACGAGGTCATCGACCACGGCGGGATCGGCCAGGGTCGAGGTGTCGCCGAGGCTGGACGGTTCGTCCTCGGCGATCTTGCGCAGGATGCGGCGCATGATCTTGCCGGAGCGGGTCTTCGGCAAGCCGGGCGCGAACTGGATCAGGTCCGGCGAGGCGATCGGGCCGATGTCCTTGCGGACCCAGGCCACCAGCTCCTTGCGCAGCGCCTCGCTCGGCTCGGTGCCCTTCATCAGGGTGACATAGGCGTAGATGCCCTGGCCCTTGATGTCGTGCGGATAGCCGACCACCGCGGCCTCCGACACCGCCTCATGCGCCACCAGCGAGCTCTCGACCTCGGCAGTGCCCATGCGGTGGCCGGAGACGTTGATGACGTCGTCGACGCGGCCGGTGATCCAGTAGTAGCCGTCGGCGTCGCGCCGGCAGCCGTCGCCGGTGAAGTACTTGTTCTTGTAGGTCGAGAAATAGGTCTGCTCGAAACGGGCATGGTCGCCATAGACCGTGCGCATCTGGCCCGGCCACGACTTCGTCAGGCAGAGATTGCCCGAGGTCTCGCCGTCGAGCGGCTTGCCGTCGGCGTCGACGATCTCGGGCACCACGCCGAAGAACGGCCGCGTCGCCGAGCCCGGTTTCAATTTTGTCGCGCCCGGCAGCGGCGTGATCAAAATGCCGCCAGTCTCGGTCTGCCACCAGGTGTCGACGATCGGGCAGCGCTCGTCGCCGATCACGCGGTGGTACCATTCCCAGGCCTCCGGGTTGATCGGCTCGCCGACCGAGCCGAGCAGCCGCAGCGATTTGCGCGAGGTCTTCTTCACGGGGTCGTCGCCCGACTGCATCAGCGCGCGGATCGCGGTCGGCGCGGTGTAGAAGATGTTGACCTTGTGCTTGTCGACCACGTTCCAGAACCTGGAATTGTCCGGATAGTTCGGCACACCCTCGAACATCAACGTGGTCGCGCCGTTGGCGAGCGGGCCGTACAGGATGTAGCTGTGGCCGGTAACCCAGCCGACGTCGGCGGTGCACCAGTAGATGTCGCCGTCGTGATAGTCGAAGACGTATTGATGCGTCATCGAGGCGAACACCAGATAGCCGGCGGAGGTGTGCAGCACGCCCTTCGGCGTCCCGGTCGAGCCTGAGGTGTAGAGGATGAACAGCGGATCCTCCGCATTCATCGGCTCGCACGGGCATTCGTTGGTGACCATCTCGGCGGCCTCGTGGTACCAGAGGTCGCGGGTCGGGTTCATGTCGATCTTGCCGCCGGTGCGCTTCACCACCACGACCCAGTCGACGCCGCCGGTCTTTTCGATGGCTGCGTCGACATTGGCCTTCAGCGGCACCTTCTTGCCGCCGCGCAGGCCTTCGTCGGCGGTGATGACGACCTTCGACTCGCAGTCCTTGATGCGCTGGGCGAGACTGTCCGGCGAGAAGCCGCCGAACACCACCGAATGGATCGCGCCGATCCGCGCGCAGGCCAGCATCGCGTAGGCGGCTTCCGGAATCATCGGCAGATAGATCGTGACGCGATCGCCTTTCTGCACATTCCGCGTGCGCAGGATGTTGGCCATCCTGCAGACTTCGTCGTGCAACTGCCGATAGGTGATGTGCTTGGACTCGGAGGGATCGTCGCCTTCCCAGATGATCGCGGTCTGGTCGCCGCGCGTCTCCAGATGGCGGTCGATGCAATTCCAGGCGACGTTGAGCTCGCCATCCTCGAACCATTTGATCGAGATGTTGCCGGGTGCGTAGGAGACGTTCTCGACCTTGCTGAAGGGCTTGATCCAGTCGACCCGCTTGGCCTGCTCCGCCCAGAATCCGTTCGGGTCCGACACCGAGCGCGCATACATCTCGCGATATTTGGCGTCATCGACATAGGCGCGCTTGGCCCAGTCGGCCGACACGTCGTAGATTTTATCGGACATCGTTTCCTCCACTCATTGCCGATCGCAAACGACGCGTCGGCAAGCGATCTTGATCATTGCCGAATTATGCGTCGCCGCGTTCCGGCCCGGCAAGGGAAAAGGACTGTCACTTTTCGTTAGGCAGAACCATCGAGCGCGCCCCGTCCGGCCTCGGCCCGTGATAAGACGCCTTGTCGCAACGCACCGACGAGAGAAGCTATGCTGCATCGCCTGCTCCGCGTCACTGGTCTCTTGGTCGTAGTCCTGTCGCTCGCAACGCCGCTGGCGCGTGCCCAGACCGCGGCACCTGCGCCTGCGCCCGACGCGCTGGCGGCGGCGAAGGAATTGGTCATCACGATGCATCTGGTCGACCAGTTCAAGGCGTTGATGCCGGCGATCCTGAAGAGCCTCAAGCCCGCGATCGTCCAGGGCCGCAGCGACGTCGACCATGACTACGACACGCTGACGCCGGTCCTGCTCGACGGCTTCCAGAAACGGTTCGACGAATTGTCCGACGCCATGGCGGTGATCTACGCCAGCAATTTCACGGCGGACGATCTCCACGCTTTGAGCGATTTCTACAAAAGCCCGGTCGGCAAGAAATTGCTCGAGAAGACGCCCATGGTGACGCAGCAGTCGATGCTCGCGGGCCAGAAGTTCGGCCAGTCGGTCGCCGCGGAATTGCGCCAAAGGATCGTCGAGGAACTGCGCAAGAAGGGCCACGATCTCTGACTTGATCCGGCGCCCCGTCGCGGTCTCAGGGCGCCGCGGCAACCGGCGGCCTCGGCCGGTTGCTTACCGGTTCCTTGCCGGTTCCTTGGATCAATTTCCGCTGGCGAGGCAGGTCCGCATCAAGGTTATTGGCCGAATAGCACCCATGATAGGTAATTAGAAACCGTCAATGACTGATTCGCGACTCGCAATGGAGGCCCGGACGCCCTAAATCGCCTTTCCGAGGCCGAACGGCCCGACCGGAACGAAGCCATAACAAGCGGCATTACCCGGAGAACAGAACAAGGCGTCTTGCGAAGATGATGGATCAGCAGAACATCGCGGCTGTGCGGCCCGTTTCCGCCGATCCTTCCGTCGCCTTGGCCAAGGCGCTGGGGCAATGGCCGCCCAAGCCGCCGCGCGCGAAACTTGAGCCCGCAAAGATCGGGCTCGCCGCGCCGGCCGCGATCAAGACCTCGGTCGAGGAGCTTGCGCGTGACCTCGGGTTGCGGCTCGGCGACCAGAACGAGCT from Bradyrhizobium genosp. L includes:
- a CDS encoding DUF2059 domain-containing protein — its product is MLHRLLRVTGLLVVVLSLATPLARAQTAAPAPAPDALAAAKELVITMHLVDQFKALMPAILKSLKPAIVQGRSDVDHDYDTLTPVLLDGFQKRFDELSDAMAVIYASNFTADDLHALSDFYKSPVGKKLLEKTPMVTQQSMLAGQKFGQSVAAELRQRIVEELRKKGHDL
- the acs gene encoding acetate--CoA ligase: MSDKIYDVSADWAKRAYVDDAKYREMYARSVSDPNGFWAEQAKRVDWIKPFSKVENVSYAPGNISIKWFEDGELNVAWNCIDRHLETRGDQTAIIWEGDDPSESKHITYRQLHDEVCRMANILRTRNVQKGDRVTIYLPMIPEAAYAMLACARIGAIHSVVFGGFSPDSLAQRIKDCESKVVITADEGLRGGKKVPLKANVDAAIEKTGGVDWVVVVKRTGGKIDMNPTRDLWYHEAAEMVTNECPCEPMNAEDPLFILYTSGSTGTPKGVLHTSAGYLVFASMTHQYVFDYHDGDIYWCTADVGWVTGHSYILYGPLANGATTLMFEGVPNYPDNSRFWNVVDKHKVNIFYTAPTAIRALMQSGDDPVKKTSRKSLRLLGSVGEPINPEAWEWYHRVIGDERCPIVDTWWQTETGGILITPLPGATKLKPGSATRPFFGVVPEIVDADGKPLDGETSGNLCLTKSWPGQMRTVYGDHARFEQTYFSTYKNKYFTGDGCRRDADGYYWITGRVDDVINVSGHRMGTAEVESSLVAHEAVSEAAVVGYPHDIKGQGIYAYVTLMKGTEPSEALRKELVAWVRKDIGPIASPDLIQFAPGLPKTRSGKIMRRILRKIAEDEPSSLGDTSTLADPAVVDDLVHNRQNKKGAGA